A portion of the Microlunatus phosphovorus NM-1 genome contains these proteins:
- a CDS encoding Gfo/Idh/MocA family protein: MTSARSDSTAPVRLLLVGMGNIAGAWLRAIKTLPGVQLAAVAEPRTEVATAKLAEFGLTAPIEPDLTTAIGRHDIDVVANLTPPAVHGAVITEALLTGCDVFSEKPLSTSLTEAYALADLAAETGRAISVMQNRRYALAIRALRARVAAGQLGRLSALSADHWMSPHHDAPYLNLLPHPLLEDMSLHTFDQARFLTGAEAVRVLTHEYNPYGSWYHAGGAATALFEMSDGSLFSYRGNWATPGFATSYDAAWRLSGEQGTAIWDSWSEHVRTQTLYQIGHGDDHDQDATDWSVESEPGQLRGHTAGLAAMLDAWRQGRPAETSIADNLGTLSMQAAAIASAERGGWVDVAEVVDAARSADFRSAASSARGHVQRG; this comes from the coding sequence GTGACTTCTGCTCGATCGGATTCCACCGCTCCCGTCCGGCTGCTGCTGGTGGGCATGGGCAACATCGCCGGTGCCTGGCTGCGAGCGATCAAGACACTTCCCGGGGTCCAGCTGGCCGCGGTCGCCGAGCCGCGTACGGAGGTCGCGACAGCCAAGCTGGCCGAGTTCGGCCTGACCGCACCGATCGAGCCCGACCTGACCACCGCCATCGGCCGACACGATATCGACGTGGTCGCCAATCTGACCCCACCGGCGGTACACGGGGCGGTGATCACGGAGGCCCTCCTGACCGGCTGCGATGTCTTCTCGGAGAAGCCGCTCTCCACCTCACTGACGGAGGCGTACGCGCTCGCCGACTTGGCCGCCGAGACCGGCCGTGCGATCTCGGTGATGCAGAACCGCCGGTACGCGCTGGCGATCCGCGCGCTGCGGGCCCGGGTCGCCGCCGGCCAGTTGGGCCGGCTCTCGGCGTTGAGCGCCGACCACTGGATGTCGCCGCACCACGACGCGCCGTACCTCAATCTGCTGCCGCATCCGCTCCTGGAGGACATGAGCCTGCACACCTTCGACCAGGCCCGGTTCCTGACCGGAGCAGAGGCGGTCCGGGTGCTCACCCACGAGTACAACCCGTACGGCTCCTGGTATCACGCCGGCGGCGCAGCGACCGCGCTGTTCGAGATGTCCGACGGCTCACTGTTCAGCTATCGGGGCAACTGGGCGACCCCGGGCTTCGCGACCAGCTACGACGCCGCCTGGCGGCTGAGCGGAGAGCAGGGTACGGCGATCTGGGACAGCTGGAGCGAGCACGTCCGGACCCAGACCTTGTACCAGATCGGCCATGGCGACGACCACGATCAAGATGCGACCGACTGGTCGGTCGAGTCCGAGCCGGGTCAACTGCGCGGCCACACCGCTGGGCTGGCCGCGATGCTCGATGCCTGGCGGCAGGGCCGACCGGCCGAGACCTCCATCGCCGACAATCTCGGCACCTTGAGCATGCAGGCAGCCGCGATCGCCAGCGCTGAGCGGGGCGGTTGGGTCGACGTCGCCGAGGTCGTCGACGCGGCGCGCTCTGCCGACTTCAGGAGCGCTGCGTCGTCTGCAAGAGGCCACGTCCAGCGCGGATAG
- a CDS encoding cation:proton antiporter has translation MDLLEVALIGIVAIVAVNVIAPKIRIAAPLLLVLLGIGISFLPMVAPVEIEPEWILGGVLPPLLYSAAVNMPTMDFRRDLRTISAYSVLLVIASAVVIGYVMSRLVPGIDLATGIALGAILSPTDAVATSIVKRAGVSSRLTTVLEGESLLNDASALVLLRSATAATALLSAREIAGDFLWAVVVAVGIGLVIGKLNLAVRARIPHTTSSVAISLVVPFVAYIPAEHLNASGLVAAVVAGLVTGHGSPSRLRPQDRLTTEAVWQTLEMLLESAIFLLMGLELYGLVLEVHEEHGSIQTALWLAALGTVMVIVLRAAFVAPSLWLLARRGRRNPKTRARIAAIKDRLDAGDLSPPTRRPGTDKAEHEARVSARSAQLSTYLTRQIADLDYLSAQAFGWREGIVLVWAGMRGAVTLAAAQSLPADTPQRASLILIAFFVAAGTLLVQGGTLGWLVRLLGLARTEPDEHQEKLHELRRELSDVAAERLSDNSLTKPDGTAFSPLAVDWALKIISSLAAADDQHTAEGTNLHSERGQLRLALIELQREELLRIRDLGTYPSSVLEDTLTQLDADQLSLELRTNP, from the coding sequence ATGGATCTGCTCGAGGTCGCGCTGATCGGAATCGTGGCGATCGTCGCGGTCAATGTGATCGCACCCAAGATCAGGATCGCCGCTCCCTTGCTGCTGGTGCTGCTCGGCATCGGGATCAGCTTCCTGCCCATGGTCGCCCCGGTGGAGATCGAGCCGGAGTGGATCCTCGGCGGCGTGCTGCCGCCGCTGCTCTATTCGGCCGCGGTCAACATGCCGACGATGGACTTCCGGCGCGACCTGCGCACCATCTCGGCGTACTCGGTGTTGCTGGTGATCGCCTCGGCGGTGGTGATCGGGTACGTGATGAGCCGACTCGTTCCCGGGATCGACCTCGCCACCGGGATCGCCCTCGGCGCGATCCTCAGCCCCACCGACGCGGTCGCCACCAGCATCGTCAAACGCGCCGGCGTCTCGTCCCGCCTGACCACCGTGCTCGAGGGCGAGAGCCTGCTGAACGACGCCTCGGCCCTGGTATTGCTACGCTCGGCGACCGCCGCCACTGCGCTGCTGTCGGCCCGCGAGATCGCCGGTGACTTCCTCTGGGCGGTCGTCGTCGCGGTGGGCATCGGACTGGTGATCGGCAAGCTCAACCTGGCTGTCCGTGCGCGTATCCCGCACACCACCAGCAGTGTCGCCATCTCCTTGGTGGTGCCGTTCGTCGCCTACATTCCCGCCGAGCACCTCAACGCCTCCGGTCTGGTCGCCGCCGTCGTGGCCGGTCTGGTGACCGGGCACGGCTCGCCGAGCCGGCTGCGGCCCCAGGACCGGCTCACCACCGAGGCGGTCTGGCAGACCCTGGAGATGCTGCTGGAGAGCGCCATCTTCTTGTTGATGGGCCTGGAGCTGTACGGGCTGGTGCTCGAGGTCCACGAGGAACACGGCAGCATCCAGACCGCGCTCTGGCTGGCCGCCCTTGGGACGGTCATGGTGATCGTGCTGCGTGCCGCCTTCGTCGCACCATCGCTGTGGCTGCTGGCCCGCCGCGGGCGTCGCAACCCGAAAACCCGGGCACGCATCGCCGCGATCAAAGATCGGTTGGATGCCGGCGATCTATCACCACCAACCCGTCGCCCCGGCACCGACAAGGCCGAACACGAGGCCAGGGTGAGTGCGCGATCGGCACAGCTGTCGACGTATCTGACCCGCCAGATCGCCGACCTGGACTACCTGTCCGCACAGGCGTTCGGCTGGCGGGAAGGCATCGTGCTGGTCTGGGCGGGGATGCGGGGTGCGGTCACGCTGGCCGCCGCCCAGTCGCTGCCCGCCGACACCCCGCAACGGGCCTCGCTGATCCTGATCGCCTTCTTCGTCGCCGCCGGCACGCTGCTGGTCCAGGGCGGCACGCTGGGGTGGCTGGTCCGACTCCTCGGGCTGGCCCGGACCGAGCCCGACGAGCATCAGGAAAAGCTGCACGAGTTGCGGCGTGAGCTGAGCGACGTGGCCGCCGAACGGCTCTCCGACAACTCGCTCACCAAACCGGACGGCACGGCCTTCTCGCCGCTGGCGGTGGACTGGGCCCTCAAGATCATCAGTTCGCTGGCCGCTGCCGACGATCAGCACACCGCCGAAGGCACGAATCTGCACAGCGAGCGCGGCCAACTACGGCTGGCCCTGATCGAACTGCAGCGCGAGGAACTGCTGCGGATCCGCGATCTGGGCACCTATCCGTCGTCGGTGCTGGAGGACACTCTCACCCAGTTGGACGCCGACCAGCTCAGCTTGGAACTGCGCACCAATCCCTGA
- a CDS encoding GNAT family N-acetyltransferase: protein MAATVRRLDPDDWRMLRSVRLEALRESPKSFGGSHAEEVSQDESYWRGLFSPSTALFQAQIEGDSVGLAVGIAARPDDVDPEAAHLGSMWVAPASRGSRAADLLVTAVVGWARETGHPRVVLWVFDDTPRAAAFYRRAGFKETSRTRTDDTRSRTMRLLSMTV from the coding sequence ATGGCAGCGACAGTACGCCGGCTCGATCCAGATGACTGGCGAATGCTGCGGTCCGTCCGGCTGGAAGCGCTGAGGGAATCGCCCAAGTCCTTCGGCGGAAGCCACGCCGAGGAAGTCAGCCAGGATGAGTCGTACTGGAGAGGGCTGTTCTCGCCGTCAACTGCCCTGTTCCAGGCACAGATCGAAGGTGACTCGGTCGGCCTTGCGGTAGGGATCGCGGCCCGCCCGGACGACGTTGATCCCGAAGCCGCCCACCTCGGCTCCATGTGGGTCGCTCCCGCGTCTCGAGGGTCAAGGGCCGCCGATCTGCTGGTCACCGCCGTCGTTGGCTGGGCCCGTGAGACGGGGCACCCTCGGGTGGTGCTCTGGGTCTTCGACGACACTCCTCGCGCAGCGGCGTTCTATCGTCGGGCAGGCTTCAAAGAGACCAGCCGAACGAGAACGGACGACACTCGTTCACGAACGATGCGGCTCCTGTCAATGACCGTTTGA
- a CDS encoding DNA alkylation repair protein → MDVEGEIRRELRAAADPARAPGQQAYMKSAMPFLGVRVPEVRRIARAAGRPLKNPASIRDAAQRLWETAEFREEWYAAMALLGLPPVRGDLANLGLIEHMVRTGQWWDITDELAHRLAELHDRHPELTAALVLSWCRDDDLWIRRIAILSQLGRRDRLDRDLLASVIEPNLADPDFFIRKAIGWALREYARIDSDWVLVYADEHSLSPLSRREALKHLIALTAPEGPR, encoded by the coding sequence GTGGACGTCGAGGGTGAGATCCGTCGCGAGCTTCGAGCGGCCGCCGATCCCGCTCGCGCACCCGGCCAGCAGGCCTATATGAAGTCGGCCATGCCCTTTCTCGGGGTTCGCGTACCGGAGGTCAGGCGCATAGCCCGAGCCGCCGGAAGACCGCTGAAGAACCCGGCGTCCATCAGGGACGCGGCACAGCGACTGTGGGAGACCGCGGAGTTCCGCGAGGAGTGGTACGCAGCCATGGCCCTGCTGGGTCTGCCGCCGGTCCGGGGCGATCTGGCGAATCTGGGGCTGATCGAGCACATGGTGCGGACCGGCCAATGGTGGGACATCACCGACGAGCTGGCGCATCGACTGGCGGAGCTGCACGACCGGCATCCCGAGCTGACCGCAGCGCTGGTGCTCAGCTGGTGCCGGGACGACGATCTGTGGATCCGCCGGATCGCGATCTTGTCCCAGCTCGGCCGACGCGACCGGCTGGACCGCGACCTGCTCGCGAGCGTGATCGAGCCGAACCTTGCGGACCCGGACTTCTTCATCCGCAAGGCGATCGGCTGGGCGTTGCGCGAATATGCCCGGATCGACTCGGATTGGGTCCTGGTCTATGCCGACGAGCATTCACTCAGCCCGCTGAGCCGCCGCGAAGCCCTCAAACACCTGATCGCTCTTACCGCACCGGAAGGTCCGCGATGA
- a CDS encoding glycoside hydrolase family 36 protein, translated as MTTTPAHSASSGGFRLVRVGAGTTLRPGTEAAANELWPFELLVEAGAALELRVEVELGAAIGYWHPEAGEYRTLPPDWAARTSTSLVCGAPVGCLYDAAGESLFSWALDELVDELEIRYGVSEEHKTFALELRARALPAERRLRLMTSTSRAPVAEAIGTLAAWLTEGLETPALPVPAVARRPVYSTWYTFTQDLDQAGVEAEIALGTRLGLGSVFVDDGWQRLAFGRGYSGCGDWVPDTDKFPDLAGFSATVQEHGAGVVLWIAPLLLGPDSAVFSSLQECAPQWVDHLRCYVLDPRHRQVREHLAATCVRLVVDYDLAGLKIDFLDDAMVYRGTPSTGDLDDVGQAMQALLALIRAELAAVGRSDLAVEFRQPYVSPAIAAYGQILRAADCPGDAVVNRRRTVDSRLLAVGQVVHGDMLMWGPTGGAEAVAQQLYGCWFSVPQISMKLAELSTEQTEALAGLLDLWQQLAPVTLDGSLSVQGTERCYDLVEASRPDLGRRVVGRYVPAVVGLDDAGEVTVLNATSADSVVVRVADGLQVSSIVIRAASAAVVTEIGLLGSGLHEIPIPPFGSLTLVVD; from the coding sequence ATGACAACAACACCTGCCCACTCCGCGTCATCGGGAGGTTTCCGACTCGTCCGGGTCGGCGCCGGAACCACACTCCGACCAGGCACGGAGGCCGCCGCCAACGAACTGTGGCCGTTCGAGCTCCTCGTCGAGGCCGGTGCCGCGCTGGAGCTGCGGGTCGAGGTGGAGCTGGGTGCCGCTATCGGCTATTGGCATCCCGAGGCCGGTGAGTATCGGACCCTGCCGCCGGACTGGGCGGCCAGGACCTCCACCAGCCTGGTTTGCGGAGCGCCGGTCGGCTGCCTGTACGACGCGGCCGGTGAGAGTCTGTTCAGCTGGGCGCTCGACGAACTGGTCGACGAGTTGGAGATCAGGTACGGCGTCTCCGAGGAGCACAAGACTTTCGCGTTGGAACTGCGGGCGCGCGCCCTGCCGGCCGAACGCCGGCTACGGCTGATGACCAGCACAAGCCGAGCCCCGGTGGCCGAGGCGATCGGCACCCTCGCGGCGTGGCTGACCGAAGGGCTCGAGACACCCGCGCTACCGGTGCCCGCCGTGGCACGCCGACCGGTCTACTCCACCTGGTACACCTTCACCCAGGACCTCGACCAGGCCGGCGTCGAAGCCGAGATCGCACTCGGCACGCGGCTGGGTCTTGGCTCGGTGTTCGTCGACGACGGTTGGCAGCGGCTCGCCTTCGGTCGCGGCTACAGCGGCTGCGGCGACTGGGTGCCGGACACCGACAAGTTCCCTGACCTGGCAGGCTTCTCGGCCACCGTCCAGGAGCACGGCGCCGGTGTCGTGCTGTGGATCGCGCCGCTTCTGCTCGGGCCGGACTCGGCGGTGTTCAGCTCGCTGCAGGAGTGCGCGCCGCAGTGGGTCGACCACCTACGCTGCTACGTGCTCGACCCGCGCCATCGGCAGGTCCGCGAACATCTGGCTGCGACCTGCGTACGGCTGGTCGTCGACTACGACCTGGCCGGTCTCAAGATCGATTTCCTGGACGATGCGATGGTTTATCGGGGCACGCCATCGACCGGCGATCTGGACGATGTCGGTCAGGCGATGCAGGCCTTGCTGGCGCTGATCCGGGCCGAACTGGCCGCCGTCGGCCGCAGCGACCTGGCCGTCGAGTTCCGGCAGCCGTATGTCAGTCCGGCCATCGCCGCGTACGGGCAGATCCTGCGGGCGGCCGACTGTCCCGGCGACGCCGTGGTCAATCGCCGCCGAACCGTGGATTCCCGATTGCTCGCCGTGGGCCAGGTGGTGCATGGCGACATGCTCATGTGGGGTCCGACAGGCGGGGCGGAGGCGGTGGCGCAGCAGCTGTACGGCTGCTGGTTCTCGGTGCCGCAGATCTCGATGAAGCTGGCCGAGCTGTCGACCGAACAGACCGAGGCGTTGGCCGGGCTGCTGGACTTGTGGCAGCAGTTGGCCCCGGTGACCTTGGACGGATCCTTGTCTGTGCAGGGAACCGAGCGTTGCTATGACCTCGTCGAGGCATCCCGACCCGATCTCGGTCGCCGGGTGGTCGGCCGGTACGTGCCTGCCGTGGTCGGGCTCGATGACGCGGGCGAGGTGACCGTTCTGAACGCGACCTCGGCCGATTCCGTCGTGGTACGCGTGGCTGACGGCCTCCAGGTCAGCAGCATCGTCATCCGAGCCGCGTCGGCCGCGGTCGTCACGGAGATCGGACTCCTGGGCAGCGGTCTGCACGAGATCCCCATTCCCCCGTTCGGCAGTCTCACCCTCGTCGTCGACTGA